In Oceanithermus desulfurans, a single window of DNA contains:
- a CDS encoding 4Fe-4S dicluster domain-containing protein, with the protein MANHEDRRDFLEKVASAVFAGMVLGGAKVEAQAPAGGVEPTPPPPFKISSEAQEDVLLRMQRDLQRALTKPIEERRWGMVIDTRKCVGCHACTVGCVMENKLPPGVVYRPVIDMEVGEYPNVDRKFLPRPCMQCDKPPCVPVCPVGATWKRKDGIVEIDYDACIGCRYCITACPYSARTFDFGENWTDAAAAGKDGPLALETGRIYEELPNFEYGETWERGEGIIPQSPVGNARKCTFCIHRVEKGVLPMCVTTCIGRATFFGDFNDPESLVSELIARNNAVRLKEELGTEPKVYYLV; encoded by the coding sequence ATGGCCAACCACGAGGACCGACGCGACTTTTTGGAGAAGGTGGCCTCTGCCGTCTTCGCCGGCATGGTGCTTGGCGGGGCGAAGGTCGAGGCGCAGGCCCCCGCAGGCGGCGTCGAACCCACGCCGCCGCCGCCCTTCAAGATCAGTTCGGAGGCCCAGGAGGACGTGCTGCTGCGCATGCAGCGCGACCTGCAGCGGGCGTTAACGAAACCGATCGAGGAGCGCAGGTGGGGCATGGTCATCGACACCCGCAAGTGCGTGGGCTGCCACGCCTGCACCGTAGGGTGCGTGATGGAGAACAAGCTCCCGCCCGGCGTGGTTTACCGCCCCGTCATCGACATGGAGGTCGGCGAGTATCCGAACGTGGACCGTAAGTTCCTGCCGCGGCCCTGCATGCAGTGCGACAAGCCGCCGTGCGTGCCCGTATGTCCGGTGGGGGCGACCTGGAAGCGCAAGGACGGCATCGTCGAGATCGACTACGACGCCTGCATCGGCTGCCGTTACTGCATCACCGCTTGCCCCTACAGCGCCCGCACCTTCGACTTCGGCGAGAACTGGACCGACGCGGCCGCCGCCGGGAAGGACGGTCCGCTGGCGCTGGAGACGGGCCGCATCTACGAGGAGCTGCCCAACTTCGAATACGGAGAGACCTGGGAGCGCGGCGAGGGCATCATCCCGCAAAGCCCGGTGGGCAACGCCCGTAAGTGCACCTTCTGCATTCACCGCGTCGAGAAGGGCGTGCTGCCCATGTGCGTGACCACCTGCATCGGCCGCGCCACCTTCTTTGGCGACTTCAACGATCCCGAATCGCTGGTTTCCGAGCTGATCGCGCGCAACAACGCCGTGCGGCTCAAAGAAGAGCTGGGTACGGAGCCCAAGGTCTACTACCTGGTCTAG
- a CDS encoding PhnD/SsuA/transferrin family substrate-binding protein gives MRRIAVLFLLVLAGCSPQLPSVRLGELDPTVPEVRVPDSGEALVVAVAGMLSPRASEPYRRLAAALAEKLGRDVVVLQRRTYADVLELLREGTAQVGFLCTLAAGKGVSEGYLRAVAAGVPYEYAPYRSVILTRADMQVRGLEDLANRRFAFVDPLSNTGFAWPQRYFRNRGVDARTFFSQTVFTYSHDRSIRALLDGFVDAAAVDGIVYFGLLKDDPGLERELRVLWESPEDPPPPLVVRSGLPQAQVNDLLAALTSLDKSLLSPLHIARFTPTDSAPYRRVWTQFLEEPHAAP, from the coding sequence ATGCGTCGAATCGCCGTTCTCTTCCTGCTGGTCCTGGCGGGGTGTTCGCCTCAACTCCCCAGCGTCCGGCTGGGGGAGCTCGACCCCACCGTTCCCGAGGTGCGCGTCCCGGACAGCGGCGAAGCGCTGGTCGTGGCGGTGGCCGGGATGCTCTCGCCCCGGGCTTCGGAACCCTACCGCCGCCTCGCTGCGGCGCTGGCCGAAAAGCTGGGGCGCGACGTGGTGGTGCTGCAGCGCCGCACCTACGCCGACGTGCTCGAGCTGTTGCGGGAAGGCACGGCGCAGGTGGGCTTCCTCTGCACCCTGGCGGCGGGGAAAGGCGTTTCCGAAGGCTACCTGCGCGCCGTCGCCGCCGGGGTTCCCTACGAGTACGCCCCCTACCGCTCGGTAATCCTCACCCGCGCCGACATGCAGGTGCGGGGGCTCGAGGACCTGGCGAACCGCCGCTTCGCCTTCGTGGACCCGCTTTCCAACACCGGCTTCGCTTGGCCGCAGCGCTACTTCCGGAACCGGGGGGTGGACGCCCGAACCTTCTTCTCGCAAACCGTCTTCACCTATTCGCACGACCGCTCCATACGCGCGCTGCTCGACGGGTTCGTCGACGCCGCGGCGGTCGACGGGATCGTGTACTTCGGCCTGCTTAAGGACGACCCCGGGCTGGAGCGCGAGCTGCGGGTGCTCTGGGAGAGCCCCGAGGATCCGCCCCCGCCCCTGGTCGTGCGCTCCGGGCTGCCCCAGGCGCAGGTAAACGACCTGCTCGCAGCCCTCACCTCGCTCGACAAAAGCCTGCTGAGCCCCCTGCACATTGCCCGGTTCACCCCTACGGACTCGGCGCCCTACCGGCGGGTCTGGACGCAGTTCCTGGAGGAGCCGCATGCCGCGCCGTAG